TCTGTGGGGTCTGTACCCGCTCCCACTTCGTCCAACAGTACTAGAGATTGGGGAGTAGCTTGGTGCAGTATGCGCACAATGCGAGTGATGTGCCCCGAAAAGGTGGAGAGGTTTTGCTCCAAGGACTGCTCATCGCCGATGTCGGCTAATACATGGTCAAACCAGGGCAGACAAACTGGCTCCTGGGCAGGGATGAATAACCCCGCCTTTGCCATCAGGGCAGCTAGTCCCAAGGTTTTGAGCGTGGCAGTTTTCCCACCTGTGTTGGGACCAGTGATGACAACAGCGGTGACTGTGGGCGGGATTTTGATGTCGATGGGTACAACGGGGTGTCCCTGTTCATGGCGTTCTTGCCATACCAGGAGTGGGTGACGCAGTTGCTGGAGATTAATAGGTGTATCCCGATCGCCAAACTGAGGGGGAGATGCCTGTAACCAATAGGCGTAGCGGGCACGGGCAAGGGCTAGGTCAATCTTGGTGACCACTTCCACCATGTACAGGAGATCGGAGGCAACAGCGGTGACTTTTTCGCTGAGATGTCGTAATATCTGGGCAATTTCCCGCTCTTCCTGGGCTTGCAGTTGCCGTAGTTGATTATTTTTCGGTACGAGGGCTTCTGGTTCTACAAATAGGGTCATGCCACTACTAGAGCTGTCATGGACTACCCCTGGAATTTGGTCTTTATGGCTGGCTTTAACCGCAAGGACGTAACGATCGTTTCTCTGCATCACCACCAATTCCTGTAGGGCGGAGGCTTTCCGCTGCATGAGGGCTTGCAAACTTTGCCAGATGTGGTCTTTGAGGGTGCGTAGATTCTGGCGGATGCTAGCTAACTTATCAGAGGCTCGTTCCAGAACAGTGCCACTTTCATCAATACAGTGGTAGATTGCCTGCTCTAGTTCGGGATAGGTACGCAAGTCACCCACCATACTTTGCAACAGGGGAAACCCATCCCGATTTTCCAGGCTGCGGCGTAACTGGCGTGCACCATTGAGGGTACTGGCTATATCCACCAGCTCCATGGCTGAGAGGGTTCCCTGCCGTTCTGCCCGCTTCAAGGCATCGGTAATGTCGCGAATCCCCTCTAGGGATAGACCACCTGGTACCACTGCATCTAGGCGGTAGCACTCCGCCGTCTGTTGC
This region of Pseudanabaenaceae cyanobacterium SKYG29 genomic DNA includes:
- a CDS encoding endonuclease MutS2, with the translated sequence METLELLEWQRLCKHLSTFATTKLGRNRALALAIPDSIETSQILLQQTAECYRLDAVVPGGLSLEGIRDITDALKRAERQGTLSAMELVDIASTLNGARQLRRSLENRDGFPLLQSMVGDLRTYPELEQAIYHCIDESGTVLERASDKLASIRQNLRTLKDHIWQSLQALMQRKASALQELVVMQRNDRYVLAVKASHKDQIPGVVHDSSSSGMTLFVEPEALVPKNNQLRQLQAQEEREIAQILRHLSEKVTAVASDLLYMVEVVTKIDLALARARYAYWLQASPPQFGDRDTPINLQQLRHPLLVWQERHEQGHPVVPIDIKIPPTVTAVVITGPNTGGKTATLKTLGLAALMAKAGLFIPAQEPVCLPWFDHVLADIGDEQSLEQNLSTFSGHITRIVRILHQATPQSLVLLDEVGAGTDPTEGSALAAALLEHFAGHARLTVATTHFGELKALKYRDPRFENASVEFDDVSLAPTYRLLWGIPGRSKALIIAKRLGVPQSILERAQAQVGLGTEEINRVIGALEQQRREQEQKTALVTQLLKDTERLHQEILLKSGNLRTQYQELRRQQEQEVKQAIAQAKKEIARVIRKLQNSNQTVADVQWAEKRVEELQKRHLPPPPPATEQEYIPQVGDRVKIIPLDKVGQVLTAPNGAGEISVRLGTLKMTLPCKDVAPLPKG